The proteins below are encoded in one region of Ferruginibacter lapsinanis:
- the coaE gene encoding dephospho-CoA kinase (Dephospho-CoA kinase (CoaE) performs the final step in coenzyme A biosynthesis.): protein MLKIGITGGIGSGKSVVAKVFEALGVPVYYADDASKRLMNEDPYLKQQIREKFGEASYINGQLNRPYLSSIVFKDPEKLAILNSLVHPATIKDAESWMHQQTTPYAIKEAAIIFESGSQEYLDKIIGVYAPTPLRIQRTMQRDNITREEVLSRMNKQIDEEIKMRLCDYVITNDEQQLLIPQILKIHEELLSEHRSN from the coding sequence ATGTTAAAAATTGGCATCACAGGCGGTATCGGCAGTGGCAAAAGCGTTGTTGCCAAAGTATTTGAAGCATTGGGTGTGCCTGTATATTATGCTGATGATGCCTCTAAACGATTAATGAATGAAGATCCATATCTGAAACAACAGATCAGGGAAAAATTTGGCGAAGCATCTTATATCAATGGTCAATTAAACCGCCCCTACCTCTCCTCTATTGTTTTTAAGGACCCGGAGAAATTAGCTATCCTCAATTCGCTTGTTCATCCGGCTACGATAAAAGATGCTGAAAGTTGGATGCATCAGCAAACTACTCCTTACGCAATAAAAGAAGCAGCGATCATTTTTGAAAGTGGCTCACAGGAATACCTCGATAAAATAATTGGGGTCTATGCTCCTACTCCCCTTCGTATACAAAGAACCATGCAACGGGATAACATAACCCGTGAGGAAGTTCTATCAAGAATGAACAAACAAATTGACGAAGAAATTAAGATGCGTTTATGCGATTACGTTATTACCAATGATGAGCAACAGTTATTGATCCCTCAGATTTTAAAAATTCACGAAGAATTATTGTCAGAACACAGATCGAACTGA
- a CDS encoding DUF1573 domain-containing protein, with the protein MNRSIFVIALLSVIVSCDVKRNDKISDDAAMQEKAALKDTTSVQLIDSVFNFGTVTEGEKVEFNFRFKNTGTKPMVITSTSASCGCTVAEKPEKPILPGEISFIKAVFNSQGKTGHNEKTITVTANTNPDFPTLLLKGEVIVKK; encoded by the coding sequence ATGAACAGAAGTATCTTTGTTATCGCTTTGCTATCAGTAATAGTATCTTGTGATGTAAAAAGAAATGATAAAATTTCTGACGACGCAGCCATGCAGGAGAAAGCCGCACTGAAAGACACTACATCAGTACAACTAATAGATAGTGTATTTAATTTTGGTACAGTAACGGAAGGTGAAAAAGTAGAATTCAATTTCAGGTTTAAGAACACAGGCACCAAACCAATGGTGATCACCAGTACATCTGCAAGTTGTGGTTGCACTGTAGCAGAAAAACCAGAAAAGCCGATCTTACCCGGCGAAATAAGTTTTATTAAAGCGGTATTCAATAGCCAGGGAAAAACCGGACACAATGAAAAAACCATTACCGTTACAGCTAATACCAACCCGGATTTTCCTACACTGCTTTTAAAAGGTGAAGTGATAGTAAAAAAATAA
- the yiaA gene encoding inner membrane protein YiaA has translation MYQKPSAAFVGASWIALGVGMLGFVIGLWRAEMALNEKGYYFTILMFGLFAAVSLQKCVRDRLEGMFVTDIYYGLSWFATILSIILLVVGLWNATFLPSEKGFYAFAFLLSMFGAITVQKNTRDSRDVVENVREL, from the coding sequence ATGTATCAAAAGCCATCAGCTGCATTCGTCGGCGCATCATGGATCGCTTTAGGCGTGGGTATGTTAGGATTTGTCATTGGTCTTTGGAGGGCTGAAATGGCACTCAATGAAAAAGGGTATTATTTCACCATTTTAATGTTTGGTCTATTTGCTGCTGTTTCTTTACAAAAATGTGTAAGAGACAGATTGGAAGGTATGTTTGTAACAGATATTTATTATGGGTTAAGCTGGTTCGCTACCATACTCTCTATCATTCTGTTAGTAGTAGGTTTATGGAATGCAACATTTTTGCCCAGTGAAAAAGGCTTTTATGCTTTTGCATTTTTACTCAGTATGTTTGGCGCAATCACGGTGCAGAAAAATACAAGAGATAGTCGTGATGTAGTTGAAAATGTAAGAGAGTTGTAA
- the nusB gene encoding transcription antitermination factor NusB yields MISRRNIRVKVMQSLYTLDSISNDVQVKDALTLLRKQVEQSRQLFVYLVYFLTEVARYSEKDARQKASKHLPSAGDLNVNTKIAGNELLWKIIEEPSFKNAADEIKPHHFLDAELLKKTYQALAESEEYKEYVSVQARDKKGEREILQFIFSNLMLPNEDFINHVEEQFINWDDDAEMMNVLMLNFLQKPQSYDFGIFVSKDKMDFARDLLQTTIEKKEVSMELLKPKLKNWDAERIAALDLIIIQMGICEFLFFETIPTKVTINEYIDLAKEYSTPQSGQFINGILDNIHKELTTEGKINKISFKNSKL; encoded by the coding sequence ATGATCAGCAGAAGAAATATCAGGGTAAAAGTGATGCAAAGCCTGTATACATTAGACAGTATCAGCAACGATGTTCAGGTTAAAGATGCATTGACCCTCTTAAGAAAACAAGTAGAACAGAGCAGACAGCTATTTGTATACCTGGTGTATTTTTTAACGGAAGTAGCCCGTTATTCTGAAAAAGATGCCCGTCAGAAAGCATCAAAACATTTGCCCAGCGCCGGTGATCTGAATGTAAATACCAAAATTGCCGGCAATGAATTGCTTTGGAAAATCATAGAAGAACCTTCCTTTAAAAATGCCGCAGATGAAATAAAACCTCATCATTTTTTAGACGCCGAATTATTAAAAAAGACATATCAGGCACTCGCTGAATCTGAAGAATATAAAGAATATGTAAGTGTTCAGGCAAGAGACAAAAAAGGTGAAAGAGAAATACTTCAATTTATTTTCTCTAACCTGATGCTCCCTAATGAAGACTTTATCAATCATGTAGAAGAACAATTCATTAACTGGGATGATGATGCAGAGATGATGAATGTATTGATGTTGAATTTTTTGCAAAAACCACAGTCATATGATTTTGGCATTTTTGTAAGTAAAGACAAAATGGATTTTGCCAGAGACCTTTTACAAACCACGATTGAGAAAAAGGAAGTAAGCATGGAATTGCTTAAACCCAAATTAAAGAACTGGGATGCAGAGCGTATAGCCGCACTGGATCTGATCATTATTCAAATGGGCATTTGCGAATTCCTGTTCTTTGAAACCATTCCGACAAAAGTTACAATCAACGAATATATAGATCTGGCGAAGGAATACAGCACTCCTCAGAGTGGTCAGTTTATCAATGGTATTCTTGATAATATACATAAAGAGTTAACAACCGAAGGCAAGATCAATAAGATCAGTTTTAAAAACAGTAAGTTATAA
- a CDS encoding co-chaperone GroES codes for MAKKLSITPLHDRVIVKAAAAEEKSAGGIIIPDTAKEKPQRGTVVAAGPGKKDEPVTVKAGDTVLYGKYAGTEITIEGIEYLIMRESDILAIV; via the coding sequence ATGGCGAAGAAGTTAAGCATTACCCCATTACACGACAGGGTAATTGTAAAAGCTGCTGCTGCAGAAGAAAAGTCTGCCGGCGGTATCATTATCCCTGACACAGCAAAAGAAAAACCTCAACGTGGTACTGTAGTAGCTGCAGGTCCTGGTAAAAAAGACGAACCGGTTACTGTAAAAGCAGGTGATACTGTTTTGTATGGTAAATATGCAGGTACAGAGATCACTATCGAAGGTATTGAGTACCTGATCATGAGAGAGAGTGATATTCTTGCAATCGTTTAA
- a CDS encoding pyridoxal phosphate-dependent aminotransferase yields MSNNHLLADRINALEESATLAMSKKSREIAAQGHDVINLSVGEPDFKTPPHICEAAKKAIDDGFHAYTPVSGIPELRSAIAEKLKRENGLEWKAENIVVSTGAKHSLANVIEVLVKKGEEVIILGPYWVSYAEMVKLAEGKSVILDGSFENDFKVTPEQIEAAITPKTKIIMYASPNNPTGSVYSEKELRAIAAIVAKHPNIFVLADEIYEYINFTPEGHFSIGSVPEIKDRVITVNGFSKGFAMTGWRVGFIAAAKWIADAVDKLQGQVTSGTNSIAQKAAAIAFTNMDAPKMMLEAYRRRRDLVITKLKEVPGFKVRVPDGAFYAFPDVSSYFGKTDGKVTIKNADELCLWLLETAHIALVTGNAFGAPNCIRISTAAADEKLVEAIERMKTALATLK; encoded by the coding sequence GTGTCTAACAACCATTTATTAGCCGACAGAATCAATGCGCTGGAAGAAAGTGCAACCCTAGCCATGAGTAAAAAAAGCCGTGAAATAGCTGCTCAGGGCCATGATGTAATTAACCTTAGTGTAGGAGAGCCTGATTTTAAGACGCCTCCTCACATCTGCGAAGCAGCCAAGAAGGCGATCGATGACGGGTTTCATGCATACACCCCCGTATCCGGTATTCCTGAATTGCGTTCAGCAATCGCTGAAAAATTAAAAAGAGAGAATGGACTTGAATGGAAGGCTGAAAATATAGTAGTGTCAACAGGTGCAAAACATTCGTTGGCAAATGTGATAGAAGTATTGGTGAAAAAAGGAGAAGAAGTGATCATTTTAGGGCCTTACTGGGTAAGCTATGCTGAAATGGTGAAATTGGCGGAAGGTAAAAGCGTGATCCTGGATGGTAGCTTTGAAAATGATTTCAAAGTAACACCTGAGCAGATAGAAGCCGCCATTACTCCAAAAACAAAGATCATTATGTATGCGTCACCGAATAACCCAACGGGGTCGGTGTATAGCGAAAAAGAACTGAGGGCCATTGCAGCGATCGTTGCTAAGCATCCGAATATTTTTGTATTGGCTGATGAAATTTATGAATACATCAATTTCACTCCGGAAGGACATTTTAGTATTGGAAGTGTTCCTGAAATTAAAGACAGGGTAATTACTGTTAATGGTTTCAGTAAAGGTTTTGCAATGACCGGTTGGAGAGTTGGTTTCATTGCTGCTGCAAAATGGATCGCTGATGCAGTAGATAAATTACAAGGACAGGTTACCAGTGGTACTAATAGCATAGCTCAAAAAGCAGCTGCCATTGCTTTTACTAATATGGATGCTCCAAAAATGATGTTGGAAGCGTACAGACGTAGAAGAGACCTGGTAATTACTAAATTAAAAGAAGTGCCTGGTTTTAAAGTACGTGTACCAGACGGAGCGTTCTATGCTTTCCCTGATGTTAGTTCTTATTTTGGCAAAACAGACGGTAAAGTAACCATTAAAAATGCTGATGAATTGTGCTTGTGGTTATTAGAAACAGCTCATATAGCATTGGTAACAGGTAACGCATTTGGTGCACCAAACTGTATTCGTATCAGTACTGCTGCTGCTGATGAAAAATTGGTAGAAGCAATTGAGAGAATGAAAACAGCTTTGGCAACATTGAAGTAA
- a CDS encoding DUF805 domain-containing protein, translated as MEKHESDYNMLDWWKKVVLKNYANFSGRARRAEYWYFALCNFLIIIPFYIMGIAGAASESTGLSILGLSVYGLVALATLVPGLAVTVRRLHDLNKSGWYYFIGLIPLVGPIILLVWLFTDGDRFSNNYGDDPKNFDATPEFDFETKTH; from the coding sequence ATGGAAAAACATGAATCTGACTACAACATGCTGGACTGGTGGAAAAAAGTTGTCCTGAAAAATTACGCCAATTTCAGCGGCAGGGCCAGAAGAGCAGAATACTGGTATTTTGCTTTATGTAATTTTTTGATCATTATTCCTTTTTACATAATGGGAATTGCAGGCGCCGCCAGCGAAAGCACCGGCTTATCAATATTAGGCCTTTCTGTTTATGGATTAGTTGCATTGGCAACACTGGTTCCAGGCCTGGCAGTTACCGTAAGACGTTTACACGATCTGAATAAAAGTGGATGGTATTATTTTATAGGACTTATTCCATTGGTAGGGCCCATTATTTTATTGGTATGGTTATTTACCGATGGAGATAGATTTTCCAACAATTATGGCGATGACCCTAAAAATTTTGATGCTACGCCTGAATTTGATTTTGAGACAAAGACACATTAA
- the yajC gene encoding preprotein translocase subunit YajC: MQLLSIFLMADPQGKSSSSFSLIFMGLMILVFWLFMIRPQAKKAKQQKTFINDLKKGDKVVTIAGIHGTVNKVNEDGTLQLEISPGSYIKIEKSTISLEWSAAINKVVETK; the protein is encoded by the coding sequence ATGCAATTACTTAGTATTTTTTTGATGGCTGATCCTCAAGGGAAAAGCAGCAGTAGTTTTTCTTTGATCTTCATGGGGCTGATGATTTTAGTATTCTGGCTTTTTATGATCCGTCCGCAAGCTAAAAAAGCAAAACAACAAAAGACTTTCATCAATGATTTGAAGAAAGGTGATAAAGTGGTAACTATTGCAGGAATACATGGTACAGTTAACAAGGTGAATGAAGATGGTACGCTGCAATTAGAAATAAGCCCTGGCAGTTATATCAAAATTGAAAAAAGCACTATTAGTTTAGAGTGGTCTGCTGCAATCAATAAAGTAGTGGAAACAAAATAG
- the groL gene encoding chaperonin GroEL (60 kDa chaperone family; promotes refolding of misfolded polypeptides especially under stressful conditions; forms two stacked rings of heptamers to form a barrel-shaped 14mer; ends can be capped by GroES; misfolded proteins enter the barrel where they are refolded when GroES binds), with the protein MAKLIYFDIEARNKMKKGVDTLANAVKVTLGPKGRNVVIEKKFGSPSVTKDGVTVAKEIELEDPIENMGAQMVKEVASKTADIAGDGTTTATVLAQAIIGEGLKMVAAGANPMDLKRGIDKAVSLVVENLKNQSQTVGNDSKKIQQVATISANNDETIGKLIAEAFAKVGKEGVITVEEAKGTDTTVDIVEGMQFDRGYVSPYFVTNSEKMQTELQNPYILIYDKKISAMKDILHILEKVAQSGRPLLIIAEDLEGEALATLVVNKLRGTIKVAAVKAPGFGDRRKEMLTDIAILTAGTVISEELGHKLEGADLTSLGQAASVTIDKDNTTIVGGKGAKKDILARVNQIKAQVENTTSDYDKEKLQERLAKLAGGVAVLYVGAATEVEMKEKKDRVDDALHATRAAVEEGIVPGGGVAYIRAVESLEPKVKGQIADEQTGMAIVRRALEAPIRTLTSNAGIDGSIVVQKIREGKGDFGFNARTEVYENLFKAGVIDPTKVSRVALENAASIAGMLLTTECVIADKPKDEAPHMGGGAPDMGGMGY; encoded by the coding sequence ATGGCAAAATTAATATACTTCGATATTGAAGCCCGTAACAAAATGAAAAAGGGCGTTGATACTTTAGCAAACGCAGTTAAAGTAACACTTGGACCAAAAGGTCGTAATGTAGTAATAGAAAAAAAATTCGGTTCTCCATCAGTAACTAAAGATGGTGTTACCGTTGCAAAAGAAATTGAACTGGAAGATCCTATTGAAAACATGGGTGCTCAAATGGTAAAAGAAGTTGCATCAAAAACTGCAGATATCGCAGGTGATGGTACAACAACTGCAACTGTATTAGCACAAGCTATTATCGGCGAAGGGTTGAAAATGGTTGCTGCAGGAGCAAATCCAATGGATCTGAAACGTGGTATTGATAAAGCAGTTTCTTTAGTAGTAGAAAATTTAAAAAATCAATCTCAAACTGTTGGTAACGACAGTAAAAAAATACAGCAGGTTGCAACTATCTCTGCTAACAACGACGAAACCATCGGTAAATTGATTGCTGAAGCTTTTGCAAAAGTTGGTAAAGAAGGCGTGATCACTGTTGAAGAAGCAAAAGGTACTGACACAACTGTTGATATCGTAGAAGGTATGCAATTCGATCGTGGATATGTATCTCCATACTTTGTAACCAACAGTGAAAAAATGCAAACTGAATTGCAAAATCCTTATATCTTAATTTATGATAAAAAGATTTCTGCAATGAAAGACATTCTTCATATCCTGGAGAAAGTTGCACAAAGCGGTCGTCCGTTATTAATTATTGCGGAAGATCTGGAAGGAGAAGCATTGGCTACATTAGTGGTGAACAAATTACGTGGTACTATTAAAGTAGCTGCTGTAAAAGCTCCTGGTTTTGGCGACAGAAGAAAAGAAATGCTAACGGATATCGCTATTCTGACTGCAGGTACTGTTATCAGCGAAGAATTAGGACATAAATTAGAAGGAGCTGATCTGACTTCTCTTGGACAAGCTGCTTCAGTAACAATTGATAAAGATAACACAACCATCGTTGGTGGTAAAGGTGCTAAAAAAGATATCCTTGCTCGTGTTAATCAAATCAAAGCACAAGTAGAAAATACAACTTCAGATTACGATAAAGAAAAATTACAAGAACGCCTTGCTAAATTAGCAGGTGGGGTTGCGGTGCTTTACGTAGGTGCTGCTACAGAAGTTGAAATGAAAGAAAAGAAAGACAGAGTAGATGATGCATTACATGCAACAAGAGCTGCTGTTGAAGAAGGTATCGTACCAGGCGGTGGTGTAGCTTACATCCGTGCAGTTGAAAGCCTTGAACCAAAAGTAAAAGGCCAAATTGCAGATGAGCAAACAGGTATGGCAATCGTTCGCCGTGCTTTAGAAGCACCGATCCGGACACTTACTTCTAACGCTGGTATCGATGGTTCGATCGTTGTACAAAAGATCAGAGAAGGCAAAGGAGATTTTGGTTTCAATGCAAGAACTGAAGTGTACGAAAACCTGTTCAAAGCAGGTGTTATCGATCCAACTAAAGTAAGCCGTGTTGCTTTAGAAAATGCAGCAAGCATTGCAGGTATGTTGTTAACTACCGAATGTGTAATTGCCGACAAACCTAAAGATGAAGCTCCTCACATGGGTGGCGGTGCTCCTGATATGGGTGGCATGGGCTACTAA